Proteins from one Patagioenas fasciata isolate bPatFas1 chromosome 6, bPatFas1.hap1, whole genome shotgun sequence genomic window:
- the TOR3A gene encoding torsin-3A has product MGRVGLPAPLGLVCCLLLLLGGPGGRGTPQGPWEEEQGPGAEGGLWGRAKYEAVKKHLGAVGALSKQYWQYMACKVWHEGCQEEEEEEKQSSAGPGWSLPLVGQDYLEILSTWYCGFGKCCKTGDCRIVNNITGLEADLNRQLHGQHLAKEVVVRAVRGFLQNPQPQKALVLSFHGWSGTGKNFVARMLASHLYRDGPKSECVKVFISLFHFPHHTYVDSYKAQLKKQISETVQLCKQSLFIFDEAEKLHFSLLDAIKPFMARYDNKDQLDYRRSIFLFLSNLGGNAINEVALDFWRAGRAREEISMEFLEQRLRLELLEPAENGYARSHLLEENLIDFFVPFLPLEHHHVKLCARDAFLARGFPYTDTALDEVAGMMVFVPKEEKLFSAQGCKSVSQRISYFLP; this is encoded by the exons ATGGGCCGGGTCGGGCTCCCGGCGCCCCTGGGGCTGGTCTGCTGCCTGCTGCTACTgctggggggcccggggggccGGGGGACACCGCAGGGGCCTTGGGAAGAGGAGCAGGGCCCCGGGGCAGAGGGGGGACTGTGGGGCAGGGCAAAGTATGAAGCCGTGAAGAAGCATTTGGGAGCTGTGGGTGCTCTCTCCAAGCAGTATTGGCAGTACATGGCGTGCAAGGTGTGGCATGAGGGCtgccaagaggaggaggaagaagagaaacagTCCAGTGCTGGCCCAG GCTGGAGCTTGCCTCTGGTGGGTCAGGATTACCTGGAAATCCTCTCTACGTGGTACTGCGGCTTCGGCAAGTGCTGCAAGACAGGAGACTGCAGGATAGTCAACAATATCACAG ggctGGAAGCAGACCTCAACAGGCAGCTCCACGGGCAGCACTTGGCCAAAGAAGTCGTCGTCCGGGCAGTACGAGGGTTCCTGCAGAACCCACAGCCGCAGAAGGCTCTGGTCCTCTCCTTCCACGGCTGGTCCGGCACAGGCAAGAACTTTGTAGCCCGGATGTTGGCCAGTCACCTATACCGGGATGGACCGAAGAGCGAGTGTGTCAAGGTGTTCATCTCGCTCTTCCATTTCCCCCACCACACATACGTGGACTCGTACAAG gctcAGCTGAAGAAGCAGATAAGTGAGACTGTGCAGCTCTGCAAGCAGTCCCTGTTCATCTTCGATGAGGCAGAGAAACTTCACTTCAGCCTCCTGGATGCCATCAAGCCCTTCATGGCTCGGTATGACAACAAGGACCAGCTGGATTACCGGCGATCCATCTTCCTCTTCCTCAG CAATCTCGGTGGCAATGCCATCAATGAGGTGGCCCTGGACTTCTGGCGAGCTGGCCGGGCGCGGGAGGAAATCTCCATGGAGTTCCTGGAGCAGCGGCTgcggctggagctgctggagcctgCAG AGAACGGTTACGCCCGCAGCCACCTCCTGGAAGAGAACCTCATTGATTTCTTCGTGCCGTTCCTGCCCCTGGAGCACCACCACGTGAAGCTCTGCGCGCGGGATGCTTTCCTGGCCCGTGGGTTTCCATACACCGACACAGCCCTTGATGAGGTGGCCGGGATGATGGTGTTCGTCCCCAAAGAGGAGAAACTTTTCTCTGCACAGGGCTGCAAATCTGTATCCCAGCGGATCAGTTACTTCCTTCCTTGA